The DNA segment CCTCGGCGTGGGGCTCCACCTGAACCTGACCACTGGAGCGCCCGTGCTGCCCCCCGACCAGGTGCCCAGCCTGGTGGGGCCTGACGGCCGCTTCGTGCGGGACCTGCTGCGCCTGCTCCGGCGAGTGCGGCCGGCCGAGGCGGAGCGGGAGTGGTCAGCGCAGCTGGAGCGGTTCGTGGCGCTGGTGGGGCGGCTGCCGACCCATCTGGATACGCACCGCTACCTGCAGGCTTGGCCGCCCCTCTGCCGGGCGATGCTGGCGGTGGCCCGCCGCTACGGCGTCGGCGCGGTGCGGGTACTGCCTCCCGACGTCTTCCCCCCCGGCACCTTTCCCCGCTGGAGCCCGGCCGGCCCGGTGCTGCGGGCGGTCCTGCGGCGGACCGCGGCCATGATCCGAAAGAGCGGGCTCCGTGCCCCGGACCGCACCCTGGCCGGCGACTTCGACCTGCCGGGGCTGCTGGACCGGCTGGACCGGGCCGGTGAAGGGGCCACCGAGATCGTGACCCACCCCGGCGAGGTCGACGACGAGCTGCGCGCCCTGAGCTCCCTCAGGGAGCAGCGCGCGGTCGAGCTGGCCGCGCTGACCGCGCCTGCCGCACGGGAGAGGGTGGAGCGGCTCGGGCTGCAGCTGATCCATTTCGGCGACCTGTGATCCCCTGCGCGAGGGAGGAGATTGCCGTGCGGACCCGGGCTGCGTTCTTCCAGCGGATCTCGGCCAGCCTGATGATTCCCCTCACCTTCCTGCCGTTTCCGGCTGTGCTGGTGGCCATCGGCACGGTGTTCGGCGTCGGCCCGCTGGAGTCGGCCGGGCTGGAGCTCCTGCGCGACTGGCTGCCGCTCTTCTTCGCGCTGGGCATCGCTGTCGGCTTCGCCGAGGGCGACGGCATGGCGGTGCTCTCCGCCGCAGCCGGCTACCTCACGATGATCGCCGTGGCGGTGGGGGTGGCCGGCGACCCCGCCCTGAACGTGGGCGTGCTCGGCGGCGTGGCCGCAGGGGCGGTGGCCACCTGGCTCTACGGGTACGCGTCCCGGGCGCGCCTGCCGGAGTTCCTGGCGCTGTTCTCGGGCAAGCGGATGGGCCCCATCGCCGCCGCGGCGGCCGGAGTGGCGCTTGGCTGGATCTTCGGCCTGATCTGGCCGGCCTTCCACGCGGCGATCGTCGCCCTGGGGCAGTGGATCTACGCCGCGGGCGGCACCGGCGCCCTCGTCTACGGCGGGATCCTGCGGATGCTGATCCCCACCGGCTTGCACCACATCCTGACGCAGCTGGTGGACTACCAGATGGGCGCCTGGACCGACCCCGCGACGGGTCAGGTGGTGGTCGGCGAGTACATCCGCTTCCTCCACGGCGACCCGGAGGCGGGGCGGCTGCTCTCAGGCTTCTTCCTCACCCTGGGCTTCGGCCCGCTGGGTGCGGGCCTGGCCATCGCCCACGAGGCCCGTCCCGAGCAGCGCCGGCGGGTGGGCGGCGTGATGCTCACCGGCGTCCTGACGGCTTTGATCCTGGGCATCACCGAGCCGGTGGAGTTCGCCTTCATCTTCGCCTCGCCGCTCCTGTTCGGCCTGCACGTGCTCTTCTCGGCGGTGGCGTCGCTCCTGGGCTACGCGCTGGACATCCACCTGGGCGGCTACGCCCTGCCGATGGCGCTGATCAACTGGCACCGGCAGCAGAACGGCTGGCTGCTGCTGCCGCTGGGCGTGCTCTGGACCCTGCTCTACTACGTGAGCTTCCGCCTCGTGATCCGCTGGCGCCGCCCCCCCGTCCTCGGGCAGGCCGGACCCGGGGATGCGATGGGGCCGGGGGGGAACGAGGCTGCGGGGCCATCTGGCGATGCGGCGCAGGCCGGGGCGGGCCCTGGCGCCCGGGAGCAGGGGGAGGCCGCCGCCATCCTGGAGGCTCTGGGCGGGGCCGGCAACGTGCGCAGCCTGACCGCCTGCATGACCCGCCTCCGCCTGGAGCTGAGCGACCCCGCTGCGGTGGACGAGGCCCGGCTGCGCGCCCTGGGCGCCGCCGGGGTCGTGCGGGCCGGGTCGTCGGTGCAGGTGGTCCTGGGCGCGCGGGCCGGCGAGGTCGAGCGGGCGGTGCAGCAGGAGATCGCCCGGGCCGGAAGGTCCGGGATCTGAGGCAGGAGGCGCGGGCTGTGCAGGTTACGATGGCGGTCGCGAAGGTGCCGAAGTTTGGACTGACTGAAAGCGGGGATTCTGTAGAACTGGTGGAGCGCCCGCGCGGGGGTGTGACGGGCATCCTGGCCGACGGGCAGCAGCACGGGCCGCCCGCCAAGCGGCTGAGCCAGCTGGTGGTGGCCAAGGCGATGCACCTGGTGGCGGACGGGGTGCGGGACGGCGCCGTCGCCCGGGGGGTGCACGACTACCTGTACGCGGTGCGGAACGGCAAGGTCACCACGGAGCTGGTGCTGCTCTCGGCCGACACCCGCACCCGGACCCTGGTGGTCACCCGGAACACCCACGTGCCGGTGCTGATCCGGCGGGCGGACGGCTCCATCCTGCGGCTGGACGAGCCGGTGGAGCCCATCGGCATGCGGGAGACGCTGCGGCCGGTGATCGCCGAGATCCCGCTGGAGACGGGGCTGGCGGCCCTGGCCTGCACCGACGGCGTCCTCTCCGCCGGCCGCCGGTACGGGCGGGAGTGGCCCGTGGAGCGGCTGGAGGAGCTCCTGCGGGCGGCAGACCCCGACGACATGCAGGCCCTGGCCGACCGGGTGCTGGCGGAGGCCATGGCCCTGGACGAGGGCCGGCCGGCCGACGACATGTCCGTGCTGGTGGTGGGCGTGGGCGACGCCGGCGGAGACCGCATCCGCCGCATGAGCGTGACGATGAAGTGGTGAGGCTGACTCGAGGGGGAGTGCGATTGCAAGAGCCCGTCGTGGCGATTGTGGGGGTATGTGCTGCTGGGAAGACTACGTTGGCAGCCGGTCTGAACGCTGCCGGGATCACGGCCTACAGCGTGCCGCAGGAGCACTCGTCGGTGCGGCGTCTCTGGCTGCGGCGCAGCCCGCCGCCCGACATCCTGGTGATGCTTGACGCCCGCTGGGAGACCACCAAGAAGCGCCGGCCGGAGATCAGCTACGGGCCGGATCGGCTGGAGGAGCAGCGCCGGCGCCTGGCAGTGGCGCGGGAGGAGTGCGACCTCTACCTCCCGACCGACGACCTGAGCATCGCCGAGGTGCG comes from the Symbiobacterium terraclitae genome and includes:
- a CDS encoding PP2C family protein-serine/threonine phosphatase — translated: MQVTMAVAKVPKFGLTESGDSVELVERPRGGVTGILADGQQHGPPAKRLSQLVVAKAMHLVADGVRDGAVARGVHDYLYAVRNGKVTTELVLLSADTRTRTLVVTRNTHVPVLIRRADGSILRLDEPVEPIGMRETLRPVIAEIPLETGLAALACTDGVLSAGRRYGREWPVERLEELLRAADPDDMQALADRVLAEAMALDEGRPADDMSVLVVGVGDAGGDRIRRMSVTMKW
- a CDS encoding carbohydrate deacetylase: MARRLIVNADDFGLTAGVSRAILKAHREGILTSTTFMVNFPWAGEMAALLAGATRLGVGLHLNLTTGAPVLPPDQVPSLVGPDGRFVRDLLRLLRRVRPAEAEREWSAQLERFVALVGRLPTHLDTHRYLQAWPPLCRAMLAVARRYGVGAVRVLPPDVFPPGTFPRWSPAGPVLRAVLRRTAAMIRKSGLRAPDRTLAGDFDLPGLLDRLDRAGEGATEIVTHPGEVDDELRALSSLREQRAVELAALTAPAARERVERLGLQLIHFGDL
- a CDS encoding PTS transporter subunit EIIC encodes the protein MRTRAAFFQRISASLMIPLTFLPFPAVLVAIGTVFGVGPLESAGLELLRDWLPLFFALGIAVGFAEGDGMAVLSAAAGYLTMIAVAVGVAGDPALNVGVLGGVAAGAVATWLYGYASRARLPEFLALFSGKRMGPIAAAAAGVALGWIFGLIWPAFHAAIVALGQWIYAAGGTGALVYGGILRMLIPTGLHHILTQLVDYQMGAWTDPATGQVVVGEYIRFLHGDPEAGRLLSGFFLTLGFGPLGAGLAIAHEARPEQRRRVGGVMLTGVLTALILGITEPVEFAFIFASPLLFGLHVLFSAVASLLGYALDIHLGGYALPMALINWHRQQNGWLLLPLGVLWTLLYYVSFRLVIRWRRPPVLGQAGPGDAMGPGGNEAAGPSGDAAQAGAGPGAREQGEAAAILEALGGAGNVRSLTACMTRLRLELSDPAAVDEARLRALGAAGVVRAGSSVQVVLGARAGEVERAVQQEIARAGRSGI